One stretch of Daphnia pulicaria isolate SC F1-1A chromosome 8, SC_F0-13Bv2, whole genome shotgun sequence DNA includes these proteins:
- the LOC124310808 gene encoding microtubule-associated protein futsch-like isoform X4, with amino-acid sequence MRLLQPLADCQFHSRRRPRSIVSHSLLSLLSLSLLFLFISPFGTLIRERNNKSKAYTTSPTQVGLLSSVPDPKTNLGPSKFHWRIRAETMADETSSASSAFSPLSGGYLLIVLSEPHSEQHKQVLLEHLAKGLASWDSVETQIDIESELRNIATQCPNGEEVRNGEKLIQLASDSLVTEILIQPQLSTLKQCMRNLLASFTRHRHVIHAGYTLSGPGSWILQDGTYDFGDFMHIVQDPEIQRLYRAYESSITMDLHCADEGQWSAEQINQDPAIKAAKISINPPGRLSAAESQSQQDAVNSFIRYISDILPSVTLDHLLEPSDVVGNIRFNHPTLYVFPGGQGDSALFGISGFNILVDGGFGRKPCFWDFTRHLDRLDAVVMTRSNASSLSGLTGAICRKAASPVYPQMGHIFCNLPQDGEVDLGDIDQQINAADSTSESLTVNINDLCRAMSAGLGALQLKAQPIYRSATLEPINLYHKVGHGTLDMFIVSPSANSPEVKELMRLWRSGDVSTAFRTIKMGGKEFRIPLLDIVSVCALLVWQPADPNEPVTRLLFPGSAPQHKILEGLEKFRQLEFLKSPVFMAKDVAAPPSAVITPSSTSSAFTKSPVKTKSTSSPRHTPIEPVPVKASAVRKEVSSKPPPKAADHSGSNANSKEADAKPRPAPKVIKADVLSSSSRTGSTELRAKKAEAKPTTAAPIKSTTTTTAAKKETAMSVNGETNKTLAPKIKKDVANMKMVEARVHSFKSSASLKRAEEITKNKKPGDDKDIKDKVQRSQSQSREKRSASTVRGQPADEDKTRVKLVKKIAPSTTEATPVSPAKTMTKPIKAKPKETSKPAEPKAPVAKEPLKKDKPAAPKPKPAAAKETPKPAPKAPAASSSSSTPSGKAVKRPVKAAAAAAAAVVGAAAAVVAVAAVTTEEQPTEEQPAVVEEDFNAAEAPQAASSPKQDTPTEDGGQVPDETSVLEAIESQILEDVEAVEQESQHDSEPDPANAEDEVEEKEEEQAEEQAEEQAEEQAEEQAEEQAEGSVAGEVADADEAEESAEKDEEEVVEADEEEIAQVEDGGDEGVGSEEPEVADAVISEEVVQTEDAEADAETEDAEVAVTDEVVEEVAEEVAEEVAEEVAEEVKEKTDDEEVKEKTDDEEETVPETVEPEEFDEKSANDKEEVADVEENGKPDDVVDVQDEEEVANEAEERSIDNEVSVDVAQVDQRSNDQDDNLETDECPEPVEEEEIQPAVSSTSVDAGRPKSASPQPVASGDEMANVSENDIIDQIEQSHNLDATQQESPKEQVEELQEPSEEKEVVDKKDENVEDDKVEDKDENLIEDQHEEIATTSPEPVEEEIQPAVSSQSVETSKPLSPSPQPEPEEHQDDNVEDVDREKEVEEEEKVHQEESSLDHQTIDKELDEEKDKEEDDKQPDVVASQLSGPCDSSTTEEIQSKESADVVSEKVDNVEKEEEIDDQHVDDQHDIEKRQSHELTVESTGHQEDALSSLSSLSDLEPTPVLDRSGASLYEEEQQLSSMESQPESHQFTQKSAPQMEESSPKDMQQTTKSSSLAVVDDESSGPSSVEVEEEFKAEIVVRPVPISVPLDDFVAPHQPAPSPPVVKSPVKEIPTPLVLDEEDDGVEVEEEAFQQEIKTKDSAVPITPVEEDQGASSFSYEEPQGQSEDRQLPSSQFNSDKKEESAVDGTAVSRSKEAEAEEFRASIDNQYGDFMKTPATEEKSKQKTPEEKPSTETTVEKKQPEEKCEAAVEKKTEEKISSPVEAKCAAVEEKKSEEVKKTTPEVKPAEKDEEEEEVEEEIVSKVVDNKSVKAEKVEESSVKEIAKSPETKPLDESDILEMIVGDIVTEKVEVSTTDDKSAKVSVDLEAEVVKTSEPIVESFQAVDSESTQSTKDADSHESFLDKVKNFVEDVKSSFVEDVKVSKMDTKPVESQEKEKVSLEETKEVFKKEELSIAVHAMEAEAHPTEDIEKKNVKDSIPEVPIQTTDTKSVKFDEVEVPQVSGKEKSFIEEVVQKICSVELVEKVSECLTKEKEPTGMAAKEEEEESVPVFEKCEKYGKTEKDVLAVVEPMLQATTETVVLSAEVKSQRSSTSEAAPLELELDIPERKLSNVSASSVTSVEKDAIVEAVVSEIKTTVSESEKKMANIESEIKSATIETEIKLAAIEAEIKSVSTEAEIKSATIETEIKSATIESDIKSVSTEAEIKSATIQAEIKSTTIETEIKLAAIETEIKSASTEAEMKSATIESDIKSVASEPVTDTTDLVFVAPVTASSPIDGPELLKELTFPQGLPSKSETDSSLNSLVDEIKETIQDVKVSLTESTTKSETDSTPSKDKVEDVKQILADVKETLKLESDNSSKSQVEEIKEIIHADVKATLESAPKSETVCHSVDEEVRETVADVRKASLEMTFDADLTKPKMEEVKEVISDLRKASLEMTFDAVLAKPKMEEVKEIISDARKASLEMTFDADLTKPKMEEVKEVISDLRKASLEMTFDADLTKLKVEEAKEVISDVRKASVEMTIDADLPKSKVEEVKEIISDVRKASLEMTIDADLTKPKAEEAKEIISDVRKASLEMTIDANSPTSKVEEIKEIVADAKKASVETASKSEADLYKPQVEEIKEIIQDVKEAVESMSKSESVIETQVQQVKEMSFESSSKSETEVSCKSKLEEAKEIIPDVKKTEELALKCESILQETQVQQVKEITLVADCDAHSGLSSKVEEVKETIEDVKKMSSDLFASKKETVEEVKEVIHDVKETSSSAVSKVAEVAESLSQLEAKVEVKAVTPEPEVIPQAASQLKCDPLANLPVVALVETSKNVIEEVKPKSADLAKLDVVDKTEQLKPETIDCSNVSCSSSTSVTPKTPLSPNIARREVAVESTVIPAAANLESFAAPPPTRFGDDVRDVSQPSSLDSMEVHSNSSTSLAGAEKQHEEDEDEDVAATSLTPTINYLAAGYEGVSISTASKLSTIASSDGETDGAQPPSLDSNWSSKTFDKLTLAAESGARHQPEESAFSSGPSSWDDREPGARPYYVVSESISDRSATSSIISHATDDDYPAEKLDRPSLVSHVEPRSATGELNIKKELDVAPVSPVPSSPFSTDRCSSHGDFEANKDSLSSIQTSESSDFHLETKVDDSASAISSTRSDYSDDRSGSSVDPTLLQQQRLEQRSLTPRSDISCSSETTDPVTTANTTQLIQPGQQQTPVDLKANSKAELADPKLAPHNIWLKEKDTASSPNPFTDQYADDDTDHSEPLASSTLYYQQQQQPPVQQHHQQHLSDFESDRHSDSQSSSVPVAEYTDEYYVQHLDYVETTQKSSHPHPDEASDQEAYLYESEHDDQDHHYHPYATKYSDSYDEADLYPTEEAINDDYRHIGDHQNGNSYHYYESGESATTEEVVGNLHGQYEDLNRNDRTPTRDVQHPYVAPDVYESEPAVISPTSRQLDVTTAATTSSSRDERVLPQTSPLPSPQPHPLSQQLSPQQQQQQQHEDTLASWGKPLGLPAPVAPGVVFSSNGSNGSPLKRPATATNNGHKASDKAANGANNAASAPFYVDLAYIPHHSDPRYSDVDFFKRIRARHYVLSTLEPSAQVLDALLEGKQSWTGDDKDLDVTIIPTYDSDTLATWVSANEDLLARNRIDLAPSASRCTINLQDHETSCSAYRLEF; translated from the exons ATGAGGCTCCTCCAGCCGTTGGCCGACTGTCAGTTCCATTCGCGACGTCGTCCAAGATCCATTGTCTCAcattctctcctctctctcctctctctctctctccttttcctaTTTATTTCCCCCTTTGGCACTTTGATTCGAGAGAGGAATAACAAGTCCAAGGCGTACACAACCTCTCCAACGCAAGTCGGTTTGTTGTCTTCTGTACCCGACCCGAAAACAAATCTCGGCCCGTCGAAATTCCATTGGCGAATCAGAGCCGAGACGATGGCCGACGAGACTTCGTCCGCCTCATCGGCTTTCTCGCCGCTTTCCGGTGGCTATTTGCTGATCGTCCTCAGTGAGCCGCACAGCGAACAGCACAAGCAAGTCCTACTAGAACATCTCGCCAAAG GACTGGCCTCGTGGGACAGCGTCGAAACGCAGATCGATATCGAGTCGGAACTCCGCAACATCGCGACCCAATGCCCCAACGGCGAAGAAGTCAGGAACG GAGAGAAACTGATCCAGTTGGCTTCCGACTCGCTCGTCACTGAGATCCTCATCCAGCCGCAGTTGAGCACGCTCAAGCAGTGCATGCGCAATCTTCTAGCCTCGTTCACGCGCCATCGGCACGTTATTCACGCCGGCTACACATTGTCAGGACCTGGATCCTGGATTTTacaa GATGGAACCTACGATTTTGGCGACTTTATGCACATCGTGCAAGACCCCGAAATCCAGCGGCTCTATCGAGCCTACGAATCGAGCATCACGATGGACCTTCACTGCGCCGACGAGGGTCAATGGAGCGCCGAGCAGATCAATCAGGATCCTGCCATCAAAGCCGCCAAG ATATCCATCAACCCGCCCGGTCGATTGAGCGCCGCCGAGTCGCAGAGCCAACAAGACGCCGTCAATTCTTTTATCCGATACATTTCCGACATTCTGCCGTCGGTGACGTTGGATCATCTCCTGGAGCCATCCGACGTCGTTGGCAACATCCGGTTCAATCACCCGACCCTCTACGTCTTCCCAGGCGGACAGGGAGACTCTGCCCTCTTCGGCATCAGCGGATTCAACATTCTCGTCGATGGAGGATTCGGACGCAAGCCCTGCTTCTGGGATTTCACCCGACACTTGGACCG GCTCGACGCGGTCGTCATGACACGGAGCAATGCCAGCTCTCTCAGCGGCCTGACTGGGGCCATCTGCCGCAAAGCCGCCAGCCCCGTCTACCCGCAAATGGGTCACATCTTCTGCAATCTGCCACAGGACGGTGAAGTTGACCTCGGTGACATTGACCAGCAGATCAATGCGGCCGACTCTACTTCCGAATCGCTCACTGTCAACATCAATGATCTATGCCGGGCCATGTCGGCCGGACTTGGAGCTTTACAGCTCAAAGCACAGCCAATCTATCGCTCTGCCACTCTGGAGCCCATCAATCTCTACCACAAG GTGGGGCACGGAACACTTGACATGTTCATCGTCAGTCCCAGCGCCAACAGTCCCGAGGTCAAGGAGCTCATGCGTCTCTGGCGTTCTGGAGACGTTTCGACGGCTTTCCGAACCATCAAAATGGGCGGCAAAGAATTCCGCATTCCGCTGCTGGACATTGTCTCGGTTTGCGCCCTGCTGGTGTGGCAGCCGGCCGATCCCAACGAGCCCGTCACTCGCCTCCTGTTCCCGGGCAGTGCTCCTCAACACAAGATCCTCGAAGGGCTGGAAAAGTTCCGTCAATTGGAATTCCTCAAGTCGCCCGTTTTCATGGCCAAAGATGTGGCCGCTCCGCCGTCCGCCGTCATCACTCCGTCATCCACGTCCAGCGCTTTCACCAAGAGCCCAGTCAAGACGAAGAGCACTTCGTCGCCTCGTCACACCCCAATTGAACCAGTTCCTGTCAAAGCTTCGGCCGTCCGCAAGGAAGTGAGCAGCAAGCCGCCGCCCAAAGCGGCTGATCATTCCGGCAGCAATGCCAATTCCAAAGAGGCGGATGCCAAGCCACGTCCGGCCCCTAAAGTCATCAAGGCTGATGTCCTGAGCAGCTCGTCGAGAACGGGCAGCACCGAACTGCGCGCCAAGAAAGCGGAAGCCAAGCCAACGACAGCGGCGCCCATCaaatcaacgacgacgacgacagcggCTAAGAAAGAGACTGCCATGTCCGTCAACGGCGAGACCAATAAAACGCTGGCacccaaaatcaaaaaggatGTGGCCAACATGAAAATGGTCGAGGCCAGAGTTCACTCGTTCAAGAGTTCGGCTTCGTTGAAACGGGCCGAAGAGATCACcaagaataaaaaacccgGCGATGACAAGGACATAAAAGACAAGGTTCAAAGAAGTCAGAGCCAATCCCGCGAGAAACGCTCGGCTTCCACCGTTCGAGGACAGCCAGCAGATGAAGACAAGACGAGGGTTAAACTGGTCAAGAAGATTGCTCCTTCGACAACGGAGGCGACGCCGGTCAGCCCTGCCAAAACGATGACCAAACCCATCAAGGCCAAGCCCAAGGAGACGAGCAAACCAGCCGAACCCAAAGCTCCCGTCGCCAAGGAGCCGTTAAAGAAAGACAAGCCAGCGGCTCCTAAACCTAAACCCGCAGCAGCTAAAGAGACTCCTAAACCGGCTCCAAAGGCCCCGGCcgcttcatcgtcgtcgtcgactccATCAGGCAAAGCTGTCAAGCGACCAGTGAaagctgccgctgctgctgctgctgccgtcgtTGGAGCTGCTGCAGCTGTTGTCGCTGTGGCGGCTGTCACCACGGAGGAACAGCCAACTGAAGAGCAGCCAGCCGTTGTCGAAGAGGATTTCAACGCGGCTGAGGCCCCTCAGGCGGCCAGCTCACCAAAGCAAGACACACCGACCGAAGATGGAGGCCAAGTGCCGGATGAAACGAGCGTTCTGGAAGCGATTGAAAGCCAGATTTTGGAGGATGTAGAAGCGGTCGAACAGGAGTCGCAACACGATTCTGAACCAGATCCTGCCAACGCGGAAGATGAggtcgaagaaaaagaagaagagcaagcCGAAGAACAAGCCGAAGAACAAGCCGAAGAGCAAGCCGAAGAGCAAGCCGAAGAGCAAGCCGAAGGCTCAGTCGCCGGAGAAGTCGCTGATGCGGATGAGGCGGAGGAGAGCGCCGAAAAAGATGAGGAAGAGGTAGTGGAAGCCGATGAGGAAGAAATCGCCCAAGTGGAAGATGGCGGAGATGAAGGGGTCGGATCTGAGGAGCCCGAAGTTGCTGACGCGGTGATCTCCGAGGAAGTTGTCCAGACGGAAGATGCTGAAGCGGACGCCGAGACAGAAGATGCCGAAGTAGCCGTGACGGATGAAGTTGTGGAGGAAGTCG CCGAGGAAGTCGCCGAGGAAGTCGCCGAGGAAGTCGCCGAggaagttaaagaaaaaacagatgaCGAGGAAgttaaagagaaaacagaTGACGAGGAAGAAACCGTCCCAGAAACTGTTGAACCGGAAGAATTCGACGAAAAATCAGCCAACGATAAGGAAGAAGTAGCTGACGtcgaagaaaatggaaaacctGACGACGTTGTAGATGTtcaagacgaagaagaggtgGCCAATGAAGCCGAAGAACGATCGATCGATAACGAAGTTTCGGTGGACGTCGCTCAGGTTGACCAACGATCCAACGATCAAGATGACAACCTCGAGACGGACGAATGCCCAGAAccggtggaagaagaagaaattcagcCGGCTGTCTCGTCCACATCGGTCGACGCTGGCAGACCCAAATCAGCCTCTCCACAGCCGGTTGCATCCGGAGATGAGATGGCCAACGTGAGCGAAAATGACATAATCGATCAAATTGAACAAAGTCACAACTTGGATGCTACCCAACAAGAAAGTCCAAAGGAACAAGTCGAAGAGTTGCAAGaacccagtgaagagaaagaagTTGTAGATAAAAAGGATGAAAATGTCGAAGATGACAAAGTCGAAGATAAAGATGAAAATCTCATCGAAGACCAACACGAAGAAATCGCCACAACCTCGCCAGAGCcggtggaagaagaaattcagCCGGCCGTCTCATCCCAGTCAGTGGAAACTAGCAAACCTCTTTCTCCTTCTCCACAGCCAGAACCCGAAGAACATCAAGACGACAATGTCGAAGATGTTGACAGGGAGAAAGAagtggaagaagaggaaaaagtcCACCAGGAAGAGAGCTCCTTAGATCATCAGACCATTGACAAAGAACTCgacgaagaaaaagacaaagaagaagatgacaaaCAACCGGATGTGGTTGCCTCTCAGTTGTCTGGCCCATGCGATAGCTCTACCACTGAAGAGATTCAATCCAAAGAAAGCGCTGACGTTGTCTCTGAAAAAGTAGACAatgtcgaaaaagaagaagaaatcgatgACCAACATGTTGATGACCAACATGATATTGAAAAACGCCAATCACATGAATTGACTGTGGAGAGCACGGGCCACCAAGAGGATGCCctttcatctctctcttcccTTTCCGACCTAGAACCAACGCCCGTCCTTGATCGTTCCGGCGCTAGTCTCTATGAAGAAGAACAGCAGCTATCTTCGATGGAATCCCAACCGGAATCTCATCAATTCACACAAAAGTCCGCCCCACAGATGGAGGAGTCTTCTCCCAAAGATATGCAACAGACTACCAAGTCGTCGTCCTTAGCAGTGGTCGACGATGAATCTTCCGGCCCATCGTCAGTTGAAGTCGAAGAAGAATTCAAAGCAGAAATCGTTGTTCGACCCGTTCCTATTTCCGTCCCGTTAGACGATTTTGTAGCTCCACATCAACCAGCACCTAGCCCTCCTGTAGTCAAATCTCCAGTCAAAGAAATTCCTACCCCTCTGGTGCTGGACGAAGAGGACGATGGTGTAGAAGTAGAGGAGGAAGCCTTCCAGCAGGAAATCAAAACCAAAGATAGTGCCGTGCCCATCACTCCCGTCGAAGAAGATCAGGGCGCTTCTTCCTTCAGCTACGAGGAGCCGCAAGGACAGAGTGAGGATCGACAGCTCCCATCTAGCCAATTCAACTCggataagaaagaagaatcagCAGTTGACGGTACTGCAGTCTCCCGTTCCAAAGAGGCCGAAGCGGAGGAATTCCGTGCCTCCATCGACAACCAGTACGGTGATTTCATGAAAACTCCAGCCACTGAGGAAAAGTCCAAACAGAAGACGCCAGAGGAGAAACCATCGACAGAAACGACCGTTGAGAAAAAACAGCCAGAAGAGAAATGTGAGGCGGCAGTAGAGAAGAAAACCGAAGAAAAGATTTCTTCTCCAGTAGAAGCAAAATGCGCTGCtgttgaagaaaagaagagcgaggaagtaaaaaaaaccacTCCCGAAGTCAAACCCGCCGAGAaggacgaggaggaggaggaggttgaagaagaaattgtttcCAAGGTAGTAGACAACAAATCCGTCAAAGCTGAAAAGGTCGAAGAATCCAGCGTTAAAGAAATCGCCAAATCGCCTGAAACGAAGCCATTGGATGAATCTGATATCCTTGAGATGATTGTGGGAGATATCGTGACCGAAAAGGTTGAAGTCTCGACGACGGACGACAAGTCTGCTAAAGTTTCTGTTGACTTGGAAGCTGAAGTTGTCAAGACCAGCGAGCCCATCGTTGAAAGTTTCCAAGCGGTTGACTCTGAATCAACTCAATCGACAAAAGACGCCGATTCTCATGAAAGTTTCCTGGATAAAGTCAAAAACTTTGTCGAGGATGTTAAAAGTTCTTTCGTAGAAGATGTCAAAGTGTCCAAAATGGATACAAAGCCAGTGGAATCgcaggagaaagagaaagtctCGTTGGAAGAGACCAAAGAAGTGTTTAAGAAGGAAGAACTTTCCATTGCAGTCCACGCTATGGAAGCCGAAGCCCATCCAACTGAAgatattgaaaagaaaaacgttaagGATTCCATCCCAGAGGTTCCTATTCAAACTACAGATACCAAATCAGTCAAATTCGACGAAGTTGAAGTACCGCAAGTTtcgggaaaagagaaaagcttCATTGAAGAGGTGGTTCAGAAGATCTGCTCAGTCGAACTTGTTGAAAAGGTTAGTGAATGCCTTACCAAAGAGAAGGAGCCTACTGGAATGGCAGccaaggaggaagaagaggagtcTGTTCCAGTGTTTGAAAAATGCGAGAAATACGGAAAGACTGAAAAAGATGTCTTAGCTGTAGTCGAGCCCATGCTACAGGCAACTACTGAAACTGTTGTTTTATCAGCGGAAGTGAAATCCCAGCGATCCTCTACTTCTGAAGCAGCTCCATTGGAACTTGAGTTGGATATTCCCGAGAGAAAGCTTTCCAATGTTTCGGCATCGTCGGTCACTTCAGTGGAAAAGGACGCGATAGTGGAAGCAGTGGTGTctgaaattaaaacaacagttagCGAATCTGAAAAGAAGATGGCAAATATTGAGTCTGAAATTAAATCGGCAACTATTGAGACTGAAATCAAGTTGGCAGCTATTGAGGCTGAAATTAAATCGGTTTCCACTGAGGCTGAAATTAAATCGGCAACTATTGAGACTGAAATTAAGTCGGCAACTATTGAGTCTGACATTAAATCGGTATCCACGGAGGCTGAAATTAAGTCGGCAACTATTCAGGCTGAAATTAAGTCGACAACTATTGAGACTGAAATTAAATTGGCAGCTATTGAGACTGAAATTAAATCGGCATCCACTGAGGCTGAAATGAAGTCGGCAACTATTGAGTCTGACATTAAATCGGTAGCTAGTGAACCAGTCACAGATACTACCGACCTCGTATTCGTTGCTCCGGTCACTGCCAGCTCACCCATCGATGGGCCAGAACTTCTGAAAGAACTCACGTTCCCACAAGGATTGCCATCCAAATCGGAAACTGACTCCTCTCTTAACTCTCTAGTAGATGAGATCAAAGAAACCATTCAAGATGTCAAAGTGTCACTTACTGAATCAACAACCAAATCGGAAACCGACAGCACTCCATCTAAAGACAAAGTAGAGGATGTTAAACAAATCCTCGCTGACGTCAAAGAGACATTGAAACTTGAATCCGACAATTCGTCTAAATCTCAAGTGGAGGAGATCAAAGAAATTATTCATGCTGATGTAAAGGCTACTCTAGAATCGGCGCCAAAATCTGAAACTGTTTGCCACTCCGTAGACGAAGAAGTCAGAGAAACCGTTGCAGATGTCAGAAAGGCGTCCCTTGAAATGACATTTGATGCTGATTTAACCAAACCTAAAATGGAGGAGGTCAAAGAAGTCATTTCGGATTTAAGAAAGGCGTCCCTTGAAATGACATTTGATGCTGTCTTAGCCAAACCTAAAATGGAGGAGgtcaaagaaataatttcgGATGCAAGAAAGGCATCCCTTGAAATGACATTTGATGCTGATTTAACCAAACCTAAAATGGAGGAGGTCAAAGAAGTCATTTCGGATTTAAGAAAGGCGTCCCTTGAAATGACATTTGATGCTGATTTAACCAAACTAAAAGTGGAAGAGGCCAAAGAAGTAATTTCGGATGTTAGGAAAGCATCCGTTGAAATGACAATCGATGCTGACTTGCCTAAATCTAAAGTGGAAGAGGTCAAAGAAATTATTTCGGATGTTAGGAAAGCATCCCTTGAAATGACAATCGATGCTGACTTAACCAAACCTAAAGCGGAGGAAGCCAAAGAAATCATTTCAGATGTAAGAAAAGCCTCTCTTGAAATGACAATCGATGCTAATTCGCCCACATCTAAAGTGGAAGAGATCAAAGAAATTGTTGCTGATGCAAAGAAGGCATCCGTTGAAACGGCATCAAAATCCGAGGCTGACTTGTACAAACCGCAAGTAGAGGAGATCAAAGAAATCATCCAAGATGTCAAAGAGGCGGTTGAATCAATGTCGAAATCGGAATCAGTGATAGAAACCCAAGTACAGCAGGTCAAAGAAATGTCCTTTGAATCATCATCAAAATCAGAAACCGAAGTCTCGTGCAAAAGCAAATTAGAGGAAGCCAAAGAAATCATCCCAGATGTAAAAAAGACAGAAGAATTAGCGCTAAAATGCGAATCGATCTTACAAGAAACCCAAGTTCAACAGGTCAAAGAAATAACCTTGGTTGCAGATTGTGATGCCCATTCAGGTTTGTCGTCCAAAGTAGAGGAAGTCAAAGAAACTATCGAAGATGTTAAAAAGATGTCAAGTGACTTATTtgcatcaaaaaaagaaaccgtaGAAGAAGTCAAAGAAGTTATTCACGATGTCAAAGAGACATCATCATCTGCTGTTTCGAAAGTAGCCGAAGTCGCAGAATCCTTGTCCCAATTGGAGGCTAAAGTGGAAGTGAAAGCCGTCACTCCTGAGCCAGAAGTCATTCCACAGGCCGCATCCCAACTCAAGTGCGACCCACTGGCCAATTTGCCAGTAGTCGCACTAGTTGAGACTTCCAAGAATGTCATCGAAGAAGTGAAACCGAAGAGCGCTGATTTGGCTAAATTAGATGTCGTTGACAAGACGGAGCAATTGAAACCGGAGACTATTGATTGCTCAAATGTGTCTTGCTCATCGTCGACTTCCGTCACGCCCAAAACGCCACTCTCGCCCAATATTGCCCGCCGAGAAGTCGCCGTTGAATCAACGGTGATTCCAGCAGCTGCTAATTTGGAATCCTTCGCGGCACCACCACCTACTCGATTCGGAGACGACGTTAGAGACGTGAGTCAGCCATCCAGTTTGGATTCGATGGAAGTCCATTCCAATTCTTCCACTTCTTTGGCTGGAGCCGAGAAACAACACGAagaggatgaagatgaagatgtTGCAGCGACCTCACTGACGCCGACCATCAACTACTTGGCAGCTGGATACGAAGGTGTCAGCATCAGCACTGCGAGCAAATTGTCAACCATAGCATCGTCGGATGGCGAAACTGATGGAGCTCAACCTCCCAGTTTGGACAGCAACTGGTCATCCAAGACGTTTGACAAATTGACATTGGCTGCTGAATCCGGCGCTCGTCATCAACCGGAAGAATCGGCCTTCTCAAGCGGTCCATCCAGCTGGGACGACAGAGAACCTGGTGCCCGACCTTACTATGTCGTATCTGAATCGATCAGTGACCGTTCGGCCACCAGCTCCATCATCTCCCATGCTACCGACGACGATTATCCAGCTGAAAAGTTGGATCGGCCGTCTTTGGTCAGCCACGTCGAACCTCGCAGCGCCACTGGCGAACTGAATatcaaaaaagaattggaTGTGGCGCCCGTCAGTCCTGTACCGTCCTCTCCATTCAGCACCGATCGCTGTAGCAGCCACGGTGACTTTGAAGCCAACAAAGATTCTCTGTCCAGTATCCAGACCTCGGAATCGTCCGACTTTCACTTGGAAACCAAAGTGGATGACTCGGCGTCCGCCATCTCCAGCACCCGTTCAGACTATTCCGATGACCGATCCGGCAGCAGCGTTGATCCAACCCTTTTGCAACAGCAGCGGCTCGAGCAGCGATCCCTGACGCCCCGTAGCGATATCAGCTGTTCGTCAGAGACAACTGACCCCGTTACGACAGCCAACACGACCCAACTGATCCAACCGGGCCAGCAACAGACTCCCGTGGATCTCAAAGCCAATAGCAAAGCCGAGTTAGCCGATCCCAAATTGGCGCCGCACAACATCTGGCTTAAAGAAAAGGACACAGCGTCGTCTCCGAATCCATTCACCGATCAATATGCCGATGACGATACCGACCATTCCGAACCGCTAGCCTCTTCCACACTCTACtaccagcaacagcaacaaccgccAGTACAACAACATCACCAACAACACCTGTCGGATTTCGAGTCTGATCGCCATTCAGATTCGCAATCGTCGTCCGTTCCAGTTGCCGAGTACACGGACGAGTACTACGTTCAACATTTGGATTATGTTGAAACGACCCAGAAATCTTCCCATCCGCATCCAGACGAGGCCTCAGATCAGGAAGCGTATCTGTACGAATCGGAACACGACGATCAAGACCACCATTACCATCCCTACGCGACCAAGTACAGCGACTCGTACGACGAGGCTGATCTCTATCCGACGGAGGAGGCCATCAACGACGACTACCGTCACATTGGAGATCACCAAAATGGCAACTCTTATCACTACTACGAAAGTGGTGAGAGCGCCACGACCGAGGAGGTCGTTGGCAATTTGCACGGCCAGTACGAGGACCTGAACCGCAACGACCGCACGCCGACAAGAGACGTGCAGCATCCCTACGTGGCTCCTGATGTTTACGAATCCGAGCCCGCAGTTATCAGTCCGACCAGCAGACAATTG GACGTCACGACAGCTGCGACCACATCTTCTTCGCGTGATGAACGAGTGTTGCCACAAACGTCACCTCTTCCCAGTCCACAGCCTCATCCGCTTTCGCAACAGCTTTCgccacagcagcaacaacagcaacaacacgaAGACACATTGGCTTCGTGGGGCAAGCCATTGGGTTTACCAGCTCCTGTAGCTCCTGGTGTCGTCTTTTCCAGTAACGGCAGCAACGGTTCCCCGCTCAAGCGCCCAGCTACTGCAACCAACAACGGGCACAAAGCTTCCGACAAAGCCGCCAACGGCGCCAACAACGCTGCCAGCGCCCCATTCTACGTCGATTTGGCGTACATCCCGCATCACAGCGATCCTCGATATTCGGACGTGGACTTCTTCAAGCGCATCCGGGCTCGACACTACGTACTGAGTACTCTAGAGCCGTCCGCTCAAGTTCTTGACGCTCTTTTGGAGGGCAAACAATCCTGGACTGGCGACGACAAAGATTTAG ACGTCACCATCATTCCCACCTACGACTCGGACACACTGGCTACCTGGGTCAGCGCCAACGAGGATCTACTTGCCCGCAATCGTATTGATTTGGCACCATCAGCCTCCCGCTGCACGATCAATTTACAAGATCACGAGACTTCTTGCTCGGCCTATCGGCTGGAATTTTAA